One part of the Peromyscus leucopus breed LL Stock chromosome 19, UCI_PerLeu_2.1, whole genome shotgun sequence genome encodes these proteins:
- the Ino80c gene encoding INO80 complex subunit C isoform X1, producing MAAQIPIVAAPSTPTIARNSKKRPASPSHNGSGGGYGASKKKKLSASGFAQGVSIEAMSENKMASSDFSSGPVEKAAKPLPFKDPNFVHSGHGGAVAGKKNRTWKNLKQILAAERALPWQLNDPNYFSIDAPPSFKPAKKYSDVSGLLANYTDPQSKLRFSTIEEFAYIRRLPSDVVTGYLALRKATSIVP from the exons ATGGCGGCTCAAATCCCAATCGTGGCTGCCCCTTCTACCCCCACCATAGCCAGGAACAGCAAGAAGAGGCCGGCCAGCCCGTCCCACAACGGCAGCGGAGGGGGATACGGCGCCAGCAAGAAGAAAAAGCTGTCCGCCTCCGGCTTTGCCCAG gGTGTCAGCATTGAAGCCATGAGTGAGAATAAAATGGCGTCCTCTGATTTTAGTTCGGGGCCTGTGGAAAAAGCTGCCAAACCGCTGCCATTTAAGGATCCCAACTTCGTG cactccggcCACGGCGGCGCAGTAGCTGGCAAGAAGAACAGAACCTGGAAGAACCTCAAACAGATCCTCGCTGCTGAAAGGGCGTTGCCATGGCAACTGAATGATCCTAACT actTTAGTATTGATGCTCCCCCGTCCTTTAAGCCCGCTAAGAAGTATTCTGATGTTTCAGGCCTTCTT GCCAACTACACAGACCCCCAGAGCAAGCTGCGGTTCAGCACCATCGAAGAGTTCGCCTACATTCGCAGGCTGCCGTCTGACGTGGTCACAGGCTACCTGGCCCTGAGGAAGGCCACGAGCATcgttccctga
- the Ino80c gene encoding INO80 complex subunit C isoform X2: MAAQIPIVAAPSTPTIARNSKKRPASPSHNGSGGGYGASKKKKLSASGFAQGVSIEAMSENKMASSDFSSGPVEKAAKPLPFKDPNFVHSGHGGAVAGKKNRTWKNLKQILAAERALPWQLNDPNYFSIDAPPSFKPAKKYSDVSGLLTVPWSAPPCQSEQSVLVGSET, from the exons ATGGCGGCTCAAATCCCAATCGTGGCTGCCCCTTCTACCCCCACCATAGCCAGGAACAGCAAGAAGAGGCCGGCCAGCCCGTCCCACAACGGCAGCGGAGGGGGATACGGCGCCAGCAAGAAGAAAAAGCTGTCCGCCTCCGGCTTTGCCCAG gGTGTCAGCATTGAAGCCATGAGTGAGAATAAAATGGCGTCCTCTGATTTTAGTTCGGGGCCTGTGGAAAAAGCTGCCAAACCGCTGCCATTTAAGGATCCCAACTTCGTG cactccggcCACGGCGGCGCAGTAGCTGGCAAGAAGAACAGAACCTGGAAGAACCTCAAACAGATCCTCGCTGCTGAAAGGGCGTTGCCATGGCAACTGAATGATCCTAACT actTTAGTATTGATGCTCCCCCGTCCTTTAAGCCCGCTAAGAAGTATTCTGATGTTTCAGGCCTTCTT acTGTCCCCTGGAGTGCCCCTCCTTGCCAAAGTGAGCAAAGTGTTCTTGTTGGCAGTGAAACATAA
- the Ino80c gene encoding INO80 complex subunit C isoform X3 — protein MAAQIPIVAAPSTPTIARNSKKRPASPSHNGSGGGYGASKKKKLSASGFAQGVSIEAMSENKMASSDFSSGPVEKAAKPLPFKDPNFVHSGHGGAVAGKKNRTWKNLKQILAAERALPWQLNDPNYFSIDAPPSFKPAKKYSDVSGLLTTLMSKLLCRESF, from the exons ATGGCGGCTCAAATCCCAATCGTGGCTGCCCCTTCTACCCCCACCATAGCCAGGAACAGCAAGAAGAGGCCGGCCAGCCCGTCCCACAACGGCAGCGGAGGGGGATACGGCGCCAGCAAGAAGAAAAAGCTGTCCGCCTCCGGCTTTGCCCAG gGTGTCAGCATTGAAGCCATGAGTGAGAATAAAATGGCGTCCTCTGATTTTAGTTCGGGGCCTGTGGAAAAAGCTGCCAAACCGCTGCCATTTAAGGATCCCAACTTCGTG cactccggcCACGGCGGCGCAGTAGCTGGCAAGAAGAACAGAACCTGGAAGAACCTCAAACAGATCCTCGCTGCTGAAAGGGCGTTGCCATGGCAACTGAATGATCCTAACT actTTAGTATTGATGCTCCCCCGTCCTTTAAGCCCGCTAAGAAGTATTCTGATGTTTCAGGCCTTCTT ACCACACTGATGTCCAAGCTGCTCTGTCGTGAGTCCTTCTAA